Proteins from one Capricornis sumatraensis isolate serow.1 chromosome 2, serow.2, whole genome shotgun sequence genomic window:
- the NEK9 gene encoding serine/threonine-protein kinase Nek9 isoform X2, with translation MSVLGEYERHCDSLNSDFGSESGGGGDSGPGPSAGPVPRAGGGAAEQEELHYIPIRVLGRGAFGEATLYRRTEDDSLVVWKEVDLIRLSEKERRDALNEIVILALLQHDNIIAYYNHFMDNTTLLIELEYCNGGNLYDKILRQKDKLFEEEMVVWYLFQIVSAVSCIHKAGILHRDIKTLNIFLTKANLIKLGDYGLAKKLNSEYSMAETLVGTPYYMSPELCQGVKYNFKSDIWAVGCVIFELLTLKRTFDATNPLNLCVKIVQGIRAMEVDSSQYSLELIQMVHACLDQDPEQRPTADELLDRPLLRKRRREMEEKVTLLNAPTKRPRSSTVTEAPIAVVTSRTSEVYVWGGGKSTPQKLDVIKSGCSARQVCAGNTHFAVVTVEKELYTWVNMQGGTKLHGQLGHGDKASYRQPKHVEKLQGKAIRQVSCGDDFTVCVTDEGQLYAFGSDYYGCMGVDKVAGAEVLEPMQLDFFLSNPVEQVSCGDNHVVVLTRNKEVYSWGCGEYGRLGLDSEEDYYTPQKVDVPKALIIVAVQCGCDGTFLLTQSGKVLACGLNEFNKLGLNQCMSGIINHEAYHEVPYTTSFTLAKQLSFYKIRTIAPGKTHTAAIDERGRLLTFGCNKCGQLGVGNYKKRLGINLLGGPLGGKQVIRVSCGDEFTIAATDDNHIFAWGNGGNGRLAMTPTERPHGSDICTSWPRPIFGSLHHVPDLSCRGWHTILIVEKVLNSKTIRSNSSGLSIGTVVQSSSPGGGSGGGREDDSQQESETPDPSGGFRGTMEADRGMEGLVSPTEAMRISSGASSSCPGWLRKELENAEFIPMPDSPSPLSAAFSESEKDTLPYDELQGLKMASEAPLEHRPPAGAWPPRLNPAGTCAGKATPLAPTCACSTLQVEVERLQGLVLKCLAEQQKLQQENLQIFTQLQKLNKKLEGGQQVGMHSKGTQTAKDETEMDPKPDLDSDSWCLLGTDSCRPSL, from the exons atgtCGGTGCTGGGCGAGTACGAGCGACACTGCGACTCCCTCAATTCGGACTTTGGGAGCGAGTCCGGGGGTGGCGGGGACTCGGGCCCGGGGCCCAGCGCCGGTCCGGTGCCGCGAGCCGGCGGCGGCGCGGCGGAGCAGGAGGAGCTGCACTACATCCCCATCCGTGTGTTGGGCCGCGGCGCCTTCGGGGAGGCCACGCTGTACCGCCGCACCGAG GATGACTCATTGGTCGTGTGGAAGGAAGTTGATTTGATCCGACTCTCTGAGAAGGAACGTCGTGATGCCTTGAATGAGATTGTTATTCTGGCACTGCTGCAGCATGACAACATTATTGCCTACTACAATCACTTCATGGATAATACCACCCTGCTGATTGAGCTGGAATATTGTAATG GAGGGAACCTGTATGATAAAATCCTTCGTCAGAAGGACAAGTTGTTTGAAGAAGAG ATGGTGGTATGGTACCTATTTCAGATTGTTTCAGCTGTGAGCTGTATCCATAAAGCTGGGATCCTTCATAG GGATATAaagacattaaatatttttctgaccAAGGCAAACCTGATAAAACTTGGAGATTATGGCCTAGCAAAGAAACTGAATTCTGAGTATTCCATGGCTGAGACA CTTGTGGGAACGCCATATTATATGTCTCCAGAGCTCTGCCAAGGAGTAAAATACAATTTCAAGTCTGATATCTGGGCAGTAGGCTGTGTCATTTTTGAATTGCTTACACTGAAGAGAACATTTGATGCTACA AATCCACTCAACTTGTGTGTGAAGATTGTACAAGGCATCCGGGCCATGGAAGTTGATTCTAGCCAGTACTCTTTGGAACTGATCCAAATGGTCCATGCGTGCCTTGACCAG GATCCTGAGCAGAGACCCACTGCAGATGAACTTCTGGATAGACCCCTTCTCAGGAAACGCAGAAG AGAGATGGAGGAAAAAGTCACACTGCTTAATGCACCTACAAAGAGACCAAG GTCAAGCACTGTGACTGAAGCACCCATTGCTGTGGTAACATCCCGAACAAGTGAAGTCTATGTCTGGGGTGGTGGGAAGTCCACTCCCCAGAAACTGGATGTCATCAAGAGTGGCTGTAGTGCCCGGCAGGTGTGTGCAGGGAATACCCACTTTGCTGTGGTCACAGTGGAGAAGGAGCTATACACTTGGGTG AACATGCAAGGGGGTACTAAACTCCATGGTCAGCTGGGCCATGGTGACAAAGCCTCCTACCGACAGCCAAAGCACGTAGAAAAGTTGCAAGGCAAAGCTATCCGTCAGGTGTCATGTGGTGATGATTTCACTGTCTGTGTAACAG ATGAAGGTCAGCTCTATGCCTTTGGATCTGACTATTATGGCTGCATGGGGGTGGACAAGGTTGCTGGTGCTGAAGTCTTAGAACCCATGCAGCTGGACTTCTTCCTGAGCAATCCAGTGGAGCAGGTCTCCTGTGGAGATAATCATGTGGTGGTTTTGACACGAAACAAAGAAGTCTACTCTTGGGGCTGTGGTGAATATG GACGCCTGGGTTTGGATTCAGAAGAGGATTACTATACACCACAAAAG GTGGATGTTCCCAAGGCCTTAATTATTGTCGCGGTTCAATGTGGCTGCGATGGGACTTTTCTGCTGACCCAGTCAGGCAAAGTGTTAGCCTGTGGACTCAATGAGTTCAACAAACTGGGTCTGAATCAGTGCATGTCTGGAATCATCAACCATGAA GCATACCACGAAGTTCCCTACACCACCTCCTTTACCTTGGCCAAACAGTTGTCCTTTTATAAGATTCGTACAATCGCCCCAGGCAAGACTCACACTGCTGCTATTGATG AGCGAGGCCGGCTGCTGACCTTTGGCTGCAATAAGTGTGGACAGCTGGGCGTTGGAAATTATAAGAAGCGTCTAGGAATCAACCTGCTGGGGGGACCCTTAGGTGGAAAACAAGTGATCAGAGTCTCCTGCGGTGATGAGTTTACCATTGCTGCTACTGATG aTAATCACATTTTTGCCTGGGGCAATGGTGGTAATGGTCGCTTGGCAATGACCCCCACAGAGAGACCCCACGGCTCAGATATCTGCACTTCATGGCCTCGGCCCATCTTTGGATCTTTGCATCATGTCCCAGACCTGTCTTGCCGAGGCTGGCACACCATTCTCATTGTTG AGAAAGTATTGAATTCTAAGACCATCCGTTCCAATAGCAGTGGCTTATCCATCGGAACTG TGGTTCAGAGCTCTAGCCCAGGAGGTGGCAGCGGTGGCGGAAGAGAAGACGACAGTCAGCAGGAATCTGAAACTCCTGATCCAAGTGGAGGCTTCCGAGGAACAATGGAAGCAGACCGAGGCATGGAAGGTCTCGTCAGTCCCACTGAGGCCATGCGGATCAGCAGTGGGGCCAGCAGCTCCTGTCCTGGCTGGCTTCGAAAG GAGCTGGAAAATGCAGAATTCATCCCTATGCCTGACAGCCCATCTCCCCTAAGTGCAGCTTTTTCAGAATCTGAGAAAGATACTCTGCCATATGACGAGCTACAAGGACTCAAGATGGCTTCCGAAGCGCCTTTGGAACACAGGCCCCCAGCAGGAGCCTGG CCACCTCGGCTGAATCCTGCAGGAACATGTGCTGGGAAGGCAACACCCTTGGCTCCTACCTGTGCGTGCAGTACTCTGCAGGTGGAGGTTGAGAGATTGCAGGGTCTGGTGTTGAAGTGTCTGGCTGAACAACAGAAGTTACAACAAGAAAACCTTCAGATTTTTACCCAACTACAGAAGCTGAACAAGAAATTAGAAGGAGGGCAGCAG
- the NEK9 gene encoding serine/threonine-protein kinase Nek9 isoform X1 yields MSVLGEYERHCDSLNSDFGSESGGGGDSGPGPSAGPVPRAGGGAAEQEELHYIPIRVLGRGAFGEATLYRRTEDDSLVVWKEVDLIRLSEKERRDALNEIVILALLQHDNIIAYYNHFMDNTTLLIELEYCNGGNLYDKILRQKDKLFEEEMVVWYLFQIVSAVSCIHKAGILHRDIKTLNIFLTKANLIKLGDYGLAKKLNSEYSMAETLVGTPYYMSPELCQGVKYNFKSDIWAVGCVIFELLTLKRTFDATNPLNLCVKIVQGIRAMEVDSSQYSLELIQMVHACLDQDPEQRPTADELLDRPLLRKRRREMEEKVTLLNAPTKRPRSSTVTEAPIAVVTSRTSEVYVWGGGKSTPQKLDVIKSGCSARQVCAGNTHFAVVTVEKELYTWVNMQGGTKLHGQLGHGDKASYRQPKHVEKLQGKAIRQVSCGDDFTVCVTDEGQLYAFGSDYYGCMGVDKVAGAEVLEPMQLDFFLSNPVEQVSCGDNHVVVLTRNKEVYSWGCGEYGRCCLDSLHLFSGRLGLDSEEDYYTPQKVDVPKALIIVAVQCGCDGTFLLTQSGKVLACGLNEFNKLGLNQCMSGIINHEAYHEVPYTTSFTLAKQLSFYKIRTIAPGKTHTAAIDERGRLLTFGCNKCGQLGVGNYKKRLGINLLGGPLGGKQVIRVSCGDEFTIAATDDNHIFAWGNGGNGRLAMTPTERPHGSDICTSWPRPIFGSLHHVPDLSCRGWHTILIVEKVLNSKTIRSNSSGLSIGTVVQSSSPGGGSGGGREDDSQQESETPDPSGGFRGTMEADRGMEGLVSPTEAMRISSGASSSCPGWLRKELENAEFIPMPDSPSPLSAAFSESEKDTLPYDELQGLKMASEAPLEHRPPAGAWPPRLNPAGTCAGKATPLAPTCACSTLQVEVERLQGLVLKCLAEQQKLQQENLQIFTQLQKLNKKLEGGQQVGMHSKGTQTAKDETEMDPKPDLDSDSWCLLGTDSCRPSL; encoded by the exons atgtCGGTGCTGGGCGAGTACGAGCGACACTGCGACTCCCTCAATTCGGACTTTGGGAGCGAGTCCGGGGGTGGCGGGGACTCGGGCCCGGGGCCCAGCGCCGGTCCGGTGCCGCGAGCCGGCGGCGGCGCGGCGGAGCAGGAGGAGCTGCACTACATCCCCATCCGTGTGTTGGGCCGCGGCGCCTTCGGGGAGGCCACGCTGTACCGCCGCACCGAG GATGACTCATTGGTCGTGTGGAAGGAAGTTGATTTGATCCGACTCTCTGAGAAGGAACGTCGTGATGCCTTGAATGAGATTGTTATTCTGGCACTGCTGCAGCATGACAACATTATTGCCTACTACAATCACTTCATGGATAATACCACCCTGCTGATTGAGCTGGAATATTGTAATG GAGGGAACCTGTATGATAAAATCCTTCGTCAGAAGGACAAGTTGTTTGAAGAAGAG ATGGTGGTATGGTACCTATTTCAGATTGTTTCAGCTGTGAGCTGTATCCATAAAGCTGGGATCCTTCATAG GGATATAaagacattaaatatttttctgaccAAGGCAAACCTGATAAAACTTGGAGATTATGGCCTAGCAAAGAAACTGAATTCTGAGTATTCCATGGCTGAGACA CTTGTGGGAACGCCATATTATATGTCTCCAGAGCTCTGCCAAGGAGTAAAATACAATTTCAAGTCTGATATCTGGGCAGTAGGCTGTGTCATTTTTGAATTGCTTACACTGAAGAGAACATTTGATGCTACA AATCCACTCAACTTGTGTGTGAAGATTGTACAAGGCATCCGGGCCATGGAAGTTGATTCTAGCCAGTACTCTTTGGAACTGATCCAAATGGTCCATGCGTGCCTTGACCAG GATCCTGAGCAGAGACCCACTGCAGATGAACTTCTGGATAGACCCCTTCTCAGGAAACGCAGAAG AGAGATGGAGGAAAAAGTCACACTGCTTAATGCACCTACAAAGAGACCAAG GTCAAGCACTGTGACTGAAGCACCCATTGCTGTGGTAACATCCCGAACAAGTGAAGTCTATGTCTGGGGTGGTGGGAAGTCCACTCCCCAGAAACTGGATGTCATCAAGAGTGGCTGTAGTGCCCGGCAGGTGTGTGCAGGGAATACCCACTTTGCTGTGGTCACAGTGGAGAAGGAGCTATACACTTGGGTG AACATGCAAGGGGGTACTAAACTCCATGGTCAGCTGGGCCATGGTGACAAAGCCTCCTACCGACAGCCAAAGCACGTAGAAAAGTTGCAAGGCAAAGCTATCCGTCAGGTGTCATGTGGTGATGATTTCACTGTCTGTGTAACAG ATGAAGGTCAGCTCTATGCCTTTGGATCTGACTATTATGGCTGCATGGGGGTGGACAAGGTTGCTGGTGCTGAAGTCTTAGAACCCATGCAGCTGGACTTCTTCCTGAGCAATCCAGTGGAGCAGGTCTCCTGTGGAGATAATCATGTGGTGGTTTTGACACGAAACAAAGAAGTCTACTCTTGGGGCTGTGGTGAATATGGTAGGTGTTGCCTTGACTCTCTACACTTAT TCTCAGGACGCCTGGGTTTGGATTCAGAAGAGGATTACTATACACCACAAAAG GTGGATGTTCCCAAGGCCTTAATTATTGTCGCGGTTCAATGTGGCTGCGATGGGACTTTTCTGCTGACCCAGTCAGGCAAAGTGTTAGCCTGTGGACTCAATGAGTTCAACAAACTGGGTCTGAATCAGTGCATGTCTGGAATCATCAACCATGAA GCATACCACGAAGTTCCCTACACCACCTCCTTTACCTTGGCCAAACAGTTGTCCTTTTATAAGATTCGTACAATCGCCCCAGGCAAGACTCACACTGCTGCTATTGATG AGCGAGGCCGGCTGCTGACCTTTGGCTGCAATAAGTGTGGACAGCTGGGCGTTGGAAATTATAAGAAGCGTCTAGGAATCAACCTGCTGGGGGGACCCTTAGGTGGAAAACAAGTGATCAGAGTCTCCTGCGGTGATGAGTTTACCATTGCTGCTACTGATG aTAATCACATTTTTGCCTGGGGCAATGGTGGTAATGGTCGCTTGGCAATGACCCCCACAGAGAGACCCCACGGCTCAGATATCTGCACTTCATGGCCTCGGCCCATCTTTGGATCTTTGCATCATGTCCCAGACCTGTCTTGCCGAGGCTGGCACACCATTCTCATTGTTG AGAAAGTATTGAATTCTAAGACCATCCGTTCCAATAGCAGTGGCTTATCCATCGGAACTG TGGTTCAGAGCTCTAGCCCAGGAGGTGGCAGCGGTGGCGGAAGAGAAGACGACAGTCAGCAGGAATCTGAAACTCCTGATCCAAGTGGAGGCTTCCGAGGAACAATGGAAGCAGACCGAGGCATGGAAGGTCTCGTCAGTCCCACTGAGGCCATGCGGATCAGCAGTGGGGCCAGCAGCTCCTGTCCTGGCTGGCTTCGAAAG GAGCTGGAAAATGCAGAATTCATCCCTATGCCTGACAGCCCATCTCCCCTAAGTGCAGCTTTTTCAGAATCTGAGAAAGATACTCTGCCATATGACGAGCTACAAGGACTCAAGATGGCTTCCGAAGCGCCTTTGGAACACAGGCCCCCAGCAGGAGCCTGG CCACCTCGGCTGAATCCTGCAGGAACATGTGCTGGGAAGGCAACACCCTTGGCTCCTACCTGTGCGTGCAGTACTCTGCAGGTGGAGGTTGAGAGATTGCAGGGTCTGGTGTTGAAGTGTCTGGCTGAACAACAGAAGTTACAACAAGAAAACCTTCAGATTTTTACCCAACTACAGAAGCTGAACAAGAAATTAGAAGGAGGGCAGCAG